Proteins encoded within one genomic window of Bdellovibrio bacteriovorus:
- a CDS encoding B12-binding domain-containing radical SAM protein: MNKDILLVTLNSSYPHSSFGLRYLMANLGDLQERAQIMEFTIQKDPRDIAEALLRQNAKIIGLGVYIWNAQESLELVSLLKRISPDTIVVLGGPEVSHESETQKICQIADFTIKGEADFLFYEFCKNALDNGILPETKFISGALPDIKKIKSPYELYTDEDIQNRVIYVEVSRGCPYRCEYCLSSLDKAVRSFELADFLTEMQKLLDRGARQFKFIDRTFNLSPTTCTTILQFFLDRIDLGLFLHFEMVPDRLPLEIRDLIKKFPAGALQFEIGIQTWNPEVARLVSRRNDYEKVKDNFRFLAEETGVHTHADLIAGLPGEDLESFAKGFDILAALRPHEIQVGILKRLKGAPIARHDKEWQMVYSDHPPFQILRTKSMNFDTLQVMNRFAKYWDLYANSGSFKKFVNVLREKAQAREDKSFFWQFFEFNTFLTQRYAQSFGISQLSLFESAYVYLKEELQWPADEAKALIMEDYSLTGKTDLPKFLKENLVKKTGTKEVTSAIPKRQQRHLAGKAETVS, translated from the coding sequence ATGAACAAAGACATTTTGCTGGTTACTCTGAACTCAAGTTATCCCCATAGTTCCTTTGGATTGCGCTACCTAATGGCCAATCTGGGAGATCTGCAAGAACGCGCTCAGATCATGGAGTTCACCATTCAAAAGGATCCCCGCGATATCGCCGAGGCTTTACTGCGTCAAAATGCGAAGATCATCGGCTTAGGCGTTTATATCTGGAACGCCCAAGAGTCTTTAGAACTCGTCTCTTTACTGAAAAGAATCAGTCCCGACACGATCGTAGTACTGGGGGGACCTGAGGTCAGTCACGAATCGGAAACGCAAAAAATCTGTCAAATAGCGGATTTCACCATCAAGGGTGAAGCCGATTTTCTTTTCTATGAATTCTGCAAAAATGCTTTAGATAACGGGATTCTTCCAGAAACAAAGTTTATCTCTGGCGCTCTTCCAGATATCAAAAAAATCAAATCGCCTTATGAGCTTTATACGGATGAAGACATCCAAAACCGCGTGATCTATGTCGAAGTCTCAAGAGGATGCCCTTACCGTTGTGAATATTGTCTTTCTTCGCTGGATAAGGCCGTGCGAAGTTTTGAACTTGCCGATTTTTTAACAGAGATGCAAAAGCTCTTAGATCGCGGCGCCCGTCAATTTAAGTTCATCGACCGAACTTTCAATTTAAGTCCGACAACTTGTACAACCATCCTGCAATTCTTTTTGGATCGTATTGATTTAGGTTTGTTCTTGCACTTTGAGATGGTGCCAGATCGTTTGCCTTTGGAAATTCGCGATCTGATTAAAAAATTTCCTGCAGGAGCATTGCAGTTTGAGATCGGAATTCAAACCTGGAATCCCGAAGTCGCTCGTCTGGTGAGTCGTCGCAATGACTATGAGAAAGTAAAAGACAATTTCCGCTTCCTTGCAGAAGAAACAGGTGTTCACACTCATGCCGATTTGATTGCGGGCCTTCCCGGAGAAGACCTTGAAAGCTTTGCCAAAGGTTTTGATATTCTAGCGGCTTTACGTCCTCATGAAATTCAGGTGGGAATTCTAAAACGCCTTAAAGGGGCGCCGATTGCTCGTCATGATAAAGAATGGCAAATGGTCTATTCGGATCATCCGCCCTTTCAGATCTTACGCACGAAGAGTATGAACTTCGATACCTTGCAGGTTATGAATCGCTTTGCAAAGTACTGGGATCTTTACGCTAATAGCGGAAGCTTTAAAAAATTCGTCAACGTCCTTCGTGAAAAAGCGCAGGCGCGAGAAGATAAGTCCTTCTTCTGGCAATTCTTTGAATTTAATACGTTCCTTACGCAAAGATATGCCCAGTCGTTTGGAATCTCTCAGCTGAGTTTATTTGAATCGGCCTATGTTTATCTAAAAGAGGAACTGCAATGGCCTGCCGACGAAGCTAAAGCCTTGATTATGGAAGATTATTCTTTAACTGGTAAAACCGATTTACCGAAATTCTTAAAAGAAAATTTAGTAAAAAAGACAGGCACTAAAGAGGTGACTTCTGCCATTCCGAAGAGACAACAAAGACACCTTGCGGGGAAGGCAGAGACCGTTTCATAA
- a CDS encoding BON domain-containing protein, whose product MNTLLKKNHEDCELAQKLRERIKWDKRVSEADLDIVVRGGVVIVSGCVDTSYKKNAALEAISDTEGVWAVEDRIVVPVDFHRTDGEISEILMSELTEMIKIDGEHIEIDVMNGVVKLYGEVFRPRLKAMADASAWELSGVKDVINFIEIKDPPRRVPLTTDEYQPLFHNPGTDFEETLKEVS is encoded by the coding sequence ATGAATACTCTTCTTAAGAAAAACCATGAAGATTGCGAACTAGCTCAAAAACTACGTGAACGGATTAAATGGGATAAGAGAGTAAGTGAAGCTGACCTCGATATTGTCGTCCGTGGAGGTGTAGTCATTGTCAGTGGCTGCGTTGATACCTCATACAAAAAGAATGCTGCACTGGAAGCGATCTCTGACACCGAAGGCGTTTGGGCCGTGGAAGATCGAATAGTAGTTCCAGTAGATTTTCATAGAACGGATGGCGAAATTTCGGAAATCCTGATGTCGGAGCTGACGGAAATGATCAAGATCGATGGAGAGCATATTGAAATCGATGTGATGAACGGAGTCGTAAAACTTTACGGCGAAGTCTTCCGTCCTCGACTGAAAGCGATGGCCGATGCCTCAGCTTGGGAACTCTCCGGGGTGAAGGACGTCATTAATTTCATCGAAATTAAAGACCCACCTCGCCGAGTTCCCCTTACTACCGATGAATACCAACCTCTGTTCCACAACCCCGGAACAGATTTTGAGGAAACTCTGAAGGAGGTTTCTTGA
- the ubiG gene encoding bifunctional 2-polyprenyl-6-hydroxyphenol methylase/3-demethylubiquinol 3-O-methyltransferase UbiG encodes MDMDLAKFDKEIVNNEAYDHLAERWYEAQDDPIALLRNQHKVEMPWILEEIRRNIGYRAEILDMGCGAGFLSNDLALAGHSVQGIDLSTSSLKVAEDRDVTHTVRYQQGDVYAVPFEKESFDVVCAMDLLEHVSDPRRVIAEATRVLRPGGLFFFNTFAKNPLAWLVVIKGMEWFVKNTPKDYHVYSLFIDPEQMREWADESGLEVMQIRGIRPVFAQKAMFELIRTGVVPKDFRFKFTKLPLIAYTGYAKKMREH; translated from the coding sequence ATGGATATGGATCTCGCAAAATTTGATAAAGAGATCGTCAACAACGAAGCCTATGATCACTTGGCGGAGCGCTGGTATGAAGCGCAGGATGACCCCATCGCCTTGCTGCGGAATCAACACAAAGTGGAGATGCCTTGGATCTTGGAAGAAATCCGCCGCAACATTGGTTATCGCGCCGAGATTTTGGATATGGGTTGTGGTGCCGGCTTTCTTTCAAACGATCTAGCACTGGCGGGCCATTCAGTGCAGGGAATAGATTTATCGACATCCAGCTTGAAGGTTGCGGAAGACCGCGATGTCACTCACACCGTTCGCTACCAACAGGGTGATGTCTATGCAGTGCCTTTTGAGAAAGAAAGTTTCGATGTGGTCTGTGCGATGGATCTGCTTGAGCACGTATCAGATCCCCGTCGCGTGATTGCTGAGGCCACGCGCGTCCTGCGTCCCGGGGGACTCTTCTTTTTTAATACTTTCGCGAAGAATCCACTGGCATGGCTGGTTGTTATCAAAGGGATGGAGTGGTTCGTAAAGAACACACCGAAGGATTACCACGTGTATTCTTTATTTATCGATCCAGAACAAATGAGGGAGTGGGCAGATGAAAGCGGATTGGAAGTTATGCAGATTCGCGGAATACGTCCCGTCTTCGCGCAGAAAGCGATGTTTGAGCTTATTCGCACGGGTGTTGTCCCGAAAGATTTTCGTTTCAAATTTACAAAGCTCCCGCTTATCGCATACACGGGATACGCCAAGAAAATGCGTGAGCATTAA
- a CDS encoding class I SAM-dependent methyltransferase, which translates to MDMIKNRLEKNYKKLKSWADRNKIEAFRLYDRDIPEYPFIVDIYKNFYVIYDKSDPIRDKDKNHLPHVTEALKALFKSDDEHMVIKKRERQEGLKQYEKLGEKSQTFTIQESQAVLKVNLYDYLDTGLFLDHRPMRQKVFKNAKDKKFLNLFCYTGSVSVFAALAGAKTTSVDMSQTYLRWAQENFTLNNLDPEAHTFVNADVLEWLRLNQNNPMYDMIFLDPPTFSNSKKMEDTFEVERDQDFLVNACMSLLLPGGVLYFSNNKRKFKLSEQIQAKYTVKDLTEESIPQDFHDKKIHNCFEIKHK; encoded by the coding sequence ATGGATATGATTAAGAACCGTCTTGAAAAGAACTATAAAAAACTAAAAAGCTGGGCCGACCGCAACAAAATCGAGGCCTTCCGTCTTTATGACCGTGATATTCCTGAGTACCCGTTTATCGTCGATATCTATAAAAACTTCTATGTGATCTACGACAAAAGTGATCCCATTCGCGATAAAGACAAAAACCACCTTCCTCACGTCACAGAGGCTTTGAAGGCCCTTTTTAAAAGTGATGACGAACACATGGTCATCAAAAAGCGTGAGCGCCAAGAAGGGCTTAAACAGTACGAAAAATTAGGCGAAAAAAGTCAGACTTTCACAATTCAAGAAAGCCAAGCCGTTTTGAAAGTGAACCTTTATGACTATTTGGACACCGGCCTTTTCCTGGATCACCGTCCGATGCGCCAGAAGGTCTTTAAAAACGCCAAAGATAAAAAGTTTTTGAACCTGTTTTGCTATACGGGATCCGTCAGCGTTTTTGCAGCCTTGGCAGGAGCAAAAACCACGAGTGTTGATATGTCGCAAACCTATCTTCGCTGGGCGCAAGAAAACTTCACCCTGAATAACCTTGATCCCGAGGCTCACACCTTCGTGAATGCCGATGTTTTGGAATGGCTACGACTGAACCAGAACAACCCTATGTACGACATGATTTTCTTGGATCCCCCGACATTTTCGAATTCAAAAAAAATGGAAGACACTTTTGAGGTCGAGCGAGATCAGGACTTCCTAGTGAATGCGTGCATGAGTCTACTTTTGCCCGGTGGAGTCCTTTATTTTTCCAACAACAAAAGAAAGTTTAAACTGTCAGAACAAATTCAGGCCAAATACACCGTGAAAGATTTAACCGAAGAATCCATTCCACAAGACTTTCACGATAAAAAAATTCACAACTGCTTCGAGATAAAACACAAATAA
- a CDS encoding LysR family transcriptional regulator gives MFNYNHLYYFYVTARLGGVSNAAKYLHISQPSLSSQLKVFESAIDQKLFEKKGRNLQLTPDGEKAYAYSKKIFDIANEFAESLRSPTEKQSQKIRIGVTDQVERPFIADLLSPLIREKRRNIEKTFFVSSAPSEVLVNQLRSEEIDLVLTNKPIYAEDVKELASANMPVNLMVSSKNLKDMKIRTSRNTSAVDFLNAVPWGLIIPSYKMKLRHETDLYFQEIKARKKVVLESDIISVVGRAIVDGAGVGFMPVPYLLDEVNNGTITLLGPKTGYWKHSLYLLGRKDDHYDDTVEEVKNSIKRLEKY, from the coding sequence ATGTTCAACTACAACCATCTTTATTACTTTTATGTAACAGCTCGTCTAGGTGGCGTTAGTAATGCCGCTAAGTACTTACATATCAGTCAGCCGTCGCTCAGCTCGCAGCTGAAAGTTTTTGAATCTGCCATTGATCAAAAGTTATTCGAAAAAAAAGGTCGCAACTTACAGCTCACTCCCGACGGGGAAAAGGCTTACGCTTATTCTAAAAAGATATTCGACATTGCCAATGAGTTTGCTGAAAGTCTGCGTTCACCGACTGAAAAACAAAGTCAGAAAATCCGTATCGGTGTCACAGATCAAGTAGAGCGTCCCTTCATCGCCGATTTATTAAGTCCACTGATTCGCGAAAAACGAAGAAACATTGAAAAAACTTTTTTTGTCAGCTCAGCGCCCTCTGAAGTTTTGGTCAACCAATTGCGCAGTGAAGAAATTGATTTGGTATTAACGAATAAACCCATCTATGCAGAAGACGTGAAAGAGTTGGCCTCGGCGAATATGCCGGTCAATCTGATGGTTTCTAGTAAGAACTTGAAAGACATGAAGATCCGCACTTCCCGAAACACCTCTGCGGTGGATTTTTTAAATGCGGTTCCTTGGGGTTTAATTATTCCTTCTTACAAAATGAAATTACGCCACGAAACGGATCTGTACTTTCAGGAAATCAAAGCGCGAAAAAAAGTAGTGCTTGAAAGCGATATTATTTCTGTCGTCGGAAGAGCCATTGTCGATGGCGCTGGTGTCGGATTTATGCCCGTGCCTTATCTTTTAGACGAAGTGAATAACGGCACGATCACTTTACTGGGGCCTAAAACAGGTTACTGGAAACACAGTCTTTATCTTTTAGGCCGTAAGGATGATCACTACGATGACACCGTGGAAGAAGTGAAAAACAGCATCAAGAGACTTGAAAAATATTAA
- a CDS encoding DUF1772 domain-containing protein has protein sequence MNVSALLRYTSLLLVGLMAGSSFAFVLGMGPAMEKLSAAAYIELHQNLDPAFTAWNPFLYFVVTVTIAANLYLIRHEWKSLEFLLVLFALICVIDELLMTWTGNLPLNRAVHSWQMLAPPTDWVEVRSQWLRFMYIRCALLVTSFGLLLASSFFMKRSLPSPQGVFVVSSEWQKSPL, from the coding sequence ATGAACGTTTCGGCACTTTTGAGATATACCAGTCTTCTGCTGGTGGGTCTGATGGCAGGAAGCTCTTTTGCTTTCGTGCTGGGAATGGGACCTGCCATGGAGAAGCTCTCTGCGGCTGCGTATATCGAACTTCATCAAAACTTGGATCCGGCATTCACAGCGTGGAATCCGTTTCTTTATTTCGTGGTGACTGTCACCATTGCTGCTAATTTGTATCTCATTCGTCACGAATGGAAGTCTTTGGAATTTCTTTTGGTTTTATTTGCGCTGATTTGTGTGATTGATGAATTACTCATGACGTGGACGGGAAATCTGCCGTTAAACCGTGCCGTTCATTCTTGGCAGATGCTTGCACCTCCGACGGATTGGGTGGAGGTGCGTTCGCAGTGGCTAAGATTTATGTACATTCGCTGTGCTCTATTAGTAACTAGTTTTGGGCTTCTGCTGGCGTCCAGCTTCTTTATGAAACGGTCTCTGCCTTCCCCGCAAGGTGTCTTTGTTGTCTCTTCGGAATGGCAGAAGTCACCTCTTTAG
- a CDS encoding superoxide dismutase: MMFKLPTLPYAKTDLAPLFNEEQMNYHYDKHHKAYLDNLNKMMETDSSLKGKSLEEIVLSSSGGVFNNAAQGWNHTFYWFNMAPQGKGGQPSADLDAAIKRDFGSMDELKAKFVDGGMKTFGSGWIWLCTDASGKLSLVSTSNAQVPFTNNGPTPLMVADVWEHAYYVDYRNLRQKYLETFWNQINWNFVSENYASKKVRDLTKSMT, encoded by the coding sequence ATAATGTTCAAACTTCCAACACTTCCCTACGCAAAAACTGACTTAGCTCCTTTGTTCAATGAAGAACAAATGAACTATCACTACGACAAACATCACAAAGCTTATTTGGACAACTTGAATAAGATGATGGAAACAGACTCATCGTTGAAAGGTAAATCTCTAGAAGAGATCGTACTTTCTTCTTCTGGCGGCGTATTTAACAACGCAGCTCAGGGCTGGAACCACACATTCTATTGGTTCAACATGGCTCCGCAAGGTAAAGGCGGTCAACCTTCTGCAGATCTTGATGCCGCGATCAAACGCGACTTCGGTTCTATGGACGAGTTGAAAGCAAAATTCGTTGATGGCGGTATGAAGACTTTCGGTTCAGGCTGGATCTGGCTTTGCACAGATGCTTCTGGCAAATTAAGCCTAGTATCAACTTCAAACGCACAAGTTCCATTCACAAACAACGGCCCAACTCCATTGATGGTTGCTGACGTTTGGGAACACGCGTACTACGTTGATTACCGCAATCTTCGTCAAAAATACCTTGAGACTTTCTGGAATCAAATCAACTGGAACTTCGTTTCAGAAAACTATGCTTCCAAAAAAGTTCGCGATTTGACGAAATCAATGACGTAG
- a CDS encoding flavodoxin family protein: protein MKKILVFNGSPAGDGGNCARWVSWILKCFKKLGVDCSVEVVHLKAASYGASLKKKISAADGFVFVTGTYWDSWGSPLQKLLEEMTELEGTSSLMGKPCAVFVLMHSVGGKSVLSRLQGVLSTMGLLIPPMSGMVYSLVSEVALRSKSSHRDDFWQKEDALLILSNLVKACDYRVDWETWPVDKKDPRRIWMKN from the coding sequence ATGAAAAAGATTTTGGTTTTTAATGGAAGTCCGGCTGGGGATGGTGGGAATTGTGCTCGGTGGGTTTCTTGGATTTTGAAGTGTTTTAAGAAATTGGGTGTGGATTGTTCTGTGGAAGTTGTGCATTTGAAGGCGGCTTCTTATGGGGCTTCTTTGAAGAAGAAGATTTCGGCGGCGGATGGGTTTGTTTTTGTTACGGGGACTTATTGGGATTCTTGGGGGAGTCCTTTGCAGAAGTTGCTTGAAGAGATGACCGAGCTTGAGGGGACTTCTTCTTTGATGGGGAAGCCTTGTGCGGTGTTTGTATTGATGCATTCTGTGGGTGGGAAGTCGGTGCTTTCTCGTCTTCAAGGGGTGTTATCAACTATGGGGCTTTTGATTCCGCCTATGAGTGGGATGGTTTATTCTTTGGTTTCTGAGGTGGCGCTTCGTTCGAAGTCTTCGCATCGGGATGACTTTTGGCAAAAGGAAGATGCGCTTCTTATTCTTTCGAACTTAGTGAAGGCTTGCGATTATCGCGTGGATTGGGAAACTTGGCCGGTCGATAAAAAGGATCCTCGTCGGATCTGGATGAAAAATTAG
- a CDS encoding HPF/RaiA family ribosome-associated protein codes for MQTDIYYRDITKTENLEAYLLEKVEGTVEDFFKYDSGAHLTVRVETDRHRSQTRKPSYICEVILKASYIRKVIKVRKTDENFKRCVANTVDALKVILSKQSSLKSQHRRRDPALNYQPESWEDGVA; via the coding sequence ATGCAAACAGACATCTACTACAGAGACATCACTAAGACTGAAAACCTAGAAGCTTATTTGTTGGAAAAGGTGGAAGGTACAGTCGAAGACTTCTTTAAATACGATAGTGGTGCTCATCTCACAGTGCGGGTGGAAACAGATCGCCATCGATCGCAGACTCGTAAGCCCAGCTATATCTGTGAGGTCATTCTTAAAGCTTCCTACATCCGTAAAGTCATTAAAGTGCGTAAGACGGATGAGAACTTTAAGCGATGTGTAGCTAACACCGTAGACGCTTTGAAAGTAATCTTAAGTAAACAGTCCTCTTTAAAATCTCAGCACCGCCGTCGTGATCCGGCTTTGAATTATCAACCGGAATCATGGGAAGACGGTGTGGCGTAA
- the speE gene encoding polyamine aminopropyltransferase yields MKALGRHILVEFSGCNAEVLNDVSIIEKSMIDAAQIAGATVINSTFHHFSPWGVSGVVVIQESHLAIHTWPEYRYAAVDLFTCGDSVDPWVSFEHLKKAFQANYSAIEMNRGSLHVIQKSDFQPKHLRTEPSFDLKKGFQIERNVWFTDKDENQALSLRYTGDVLFDETNPFQRVRVLDSYSHGKFLAINNMVMCTERDEFHYHEMISHPVMQAHGNAKNILVIGGGDGGTIRELFKYDHIEKVTMVEIDEAVVRASKQHLPKIASEFGNPKLNLIIGDGIQFVKDAAANSYDVIIVDGSDPVGPAKGLFTADFYNNCKNALKEGGIIITQGESPMFHEGTFVELNSCLKGIFGKSNVHTMLFHATTYPSGMWSLQVGVKGNYHPAKDFNKDKARQFSSAKGLKYYNEELHSAAFTLPTFVRTMLGENA; encoded by the coding sequence TTGAAAGCTTTAGGTCGCCATATTTTAGTTGAGTTCAGTGGTTGTAACGCCGAGGTTTTGAACGATGTATCGATCATCGAAAAAAGCATGATTGATGCCGCTCAAATTGCCGGAGCTACGGTTATTAATTCGACCTTTCACCATTTCTCTCCTTGGGGTGTGAGTGGTGTGGTGGTGATCCAGGAAAGCCATTTGGCCATCCATACATGGCCTGAATACAGATATGCCGCTGTCGATCTTTTCACTTGCGGTGATTCTGTAGATCCTTGGGTTTCTTTTGAGCATTTGAAAAAAGCTTTCCAAGCCAATTACTCTGCGATCGAAATGAATCGTGGATCTTTGCACGTGATCCAAAAATCTGATTTCCAACCAAAGCATTTGCGCACAGAGCCTTCTTTCGATTTGAAGAAAGGTTTCCAAATCGAGCGCAACGTATGGTTTACGGATAAAGATGAAAACCAAGCTTTGTCTTTGCGCTACACAGGTGACGTGTTGTTCGACGAAACAAATCCGTTCCAACGCGTGCGCGTTTTGGATTCTTATTCTCACGGTAAATTCTTGGCGATCAATAACATGGTGATGTGTACAGAGCGTGATGAGTTCCACTATCATGAGATGATTTCTCACCCCGTGATGCAAGCCCACGGAAACGCGAAAAATATTCTAGTCATCGGTGGCGGTGACGGCGGTACAATCCGCGAGCTTTTCAAATACGATCACATCGAAAAAGTGACGATGGTCGAAATCGACGAAGCTGTTGTGCGCGCATCGAAACAACATCTTCCAAAAATCGCATCTGAATTCGGTAATCCGAAATTGAATCTTATTATCGGTGACGGCATTCAATTCGTGAAAGACGCGGCCGCCAACTCTTATGACGTGATCATCGTTGACGGTTCGGACCCCGTAGGTCCAGCAAAAGGTCTTTTCACGGCCGACTTCTACAACAACTGCAAAAACGCATTGAAAGAAGGCGGTATCATCATCACTCAAGGTGAATCGCCGATGTTCCATGAAGGCACTTTCGTTGAGCTGAACTCTTGCTTAAAAGGCATTTTTGGAAAATCCAACGTCCACACGATGCTTTTCCACGCCACAACGTACCCATCAGGAATGTGGAGCTTGCAAGTCGGTGTAAAAGGAAACTATCACCCTGCGAAAGACTTCAACAAAGACAAAGCGCGCCAATTCTCTTCAGCCAAAGGTCTGAAGTACTACAACGAAGAGCTGCACTCTGCTGCGTTCACTTTGCCAACCTTCGTCAGAACGATGCTTGGCGAAAATGCTTAA
- a CDS encoding M20/M25/M40 family metallo-hydrolase — translation MKTATMALLFVAATASAHVAPLESFETKPILADLKDLRALNIPVLAKDERIEVGYAIVTPIMQQRIQERAHQVGKCGGFEDLSQDVMLHSNGFDKMLQSLADIQEKNELYERAPFKILSLTKDAKIEAALTEVSESNLRSYVTWLSSFPNRNNRDPQPNRHVDEMKQRLEAMLGNATIPYEISIISHTSTKQNTIRVRLPGSERPNEIVVLGGHLDSINQSWGGDKAAPGADDNASGSANLIEALRILMNKEQPKRTVEIFWYAGEESGLLGSAEVAKQYKAEKKDVVAVLQLDMTLFPGSGELVIGSMTDFTSAWLRDYLKAMNETYLHARVVDDKCGYGCSDHASWNRQGYPALMPFEATFRNSNQNIHTAKDVISPASNFKHSAVYTKIALVMAMDLANSQARQPY, via the coding sequence ATGAAAACTGCCACGATGGCACTTTTATTCGTCGCAGCGACGGCTTCGGCCCATGTTGCGCCTCTTGAAAGCTTCGAAACCAAGCCTATTCTCGCAGATCTCAAAGATCTTAGAGCCTTGAACATTCCGGTTTTAGCTAAAGATGAACGTATCGAGGTGGGTTACGCGATCGTTACTCCCATCATGCAACAAAGAATTCAAGAGCGCGCTCACCAAGTAGGGAAGTGCGGTGGATTTGAAGATCTCAGCCAGGATGTCATGTTGCATTCAAATGGCTTTGATAAAATGTTGCAAAGTCTGGCCGATATTCAGGAGAAAAACGAGCTTTACGAAAGAGCTCCATTTAAAATCCTGTCTTTAACCAAAGATGCAAAAATCGAAGCGGCATTGACGGAAGTTAGTGAAAGCAATCTTCGCAGTTATGTGACTTGGCTTTCTTCTTTTCCGAACAGGAACAATCGCGATCCTCAACCCAACCGCCACGTTGACGAAATGAAACAACGTCTGGAAGCAATGCTAGGAAACGCGACGATTCCCTACGAGATTTCAATCATCAGTCACACTTCGACAAAACAAAATACGATCCGGGTTCGTTTGCCTGGTTCCGAAAGACCTAACGAGATCGTTGTCCTGGGTGGTCACCTTGATTCGATCAACCAATCTTGGGGCGGAGATAAAGCAGCACCGGGAGCGGATGACAATGCCTCGGGTTCAGCGAATTTGATCGAAGCTTTGCGTATCTTGATGAATAAGGAGCAACCCAAACGCACCGTCGAGATTTTCTGGTACGCGGGTGAAGAGTCAGGACTTCTAGGATCTGCGGAAGTTGCAAAACAGTATAAAGCAGAAAAGAAAGATGTTGTGGCTGTTCTTCAGCTGGATATGACTTTGTTCCCAGGCTCTGGCGAGCTTGTGATCGGAAGCATGACTGATTTTACCAGTGCTTGGCTTCGCGACTATCTTAAGGCGATGAACGAGACGTATCTGCATGCACGTGTTGTTGACGACAAATGCGGATATGGCTGTAGTGACCACGCCTCTTGGAATCGTCAGGGGTATCCCGCTTTGATGCCGTTTGAAGCAACATTTAGAAATAGCAATCAGAATATTCACACGGCAAAAGATGTGATTTCTCCGGCGTCGAACTTCAAGCATTCTGCGGTTTACACAAAGATTGCGTTGGTCATGGCAATGGATTTGGCGAACAGCCAGGCTCGCCAACCGTACTAA